The Lichenihabitans psoromatis genomic interval CAGGCGTTCGAGATCGCGCGTCTTGCGGAATAATTCGGCGAAAATCTTGACCTTGGCGCGCAGCACCTCTGGGACGACCGGCACCGGCACATAGTCGACCGCACCCGCCTCGTAGCCGCGCAACCGGTCGAGGTCGGTCACCTGGATGGCCGACACGAAGATGATCGCGGTCTTCTGAAAGCGCGGGTGTTCGCGCACCATGGTGGCGAGCTCGAAACCGTCGAGCTCGGGCATGCAGACGTCGATCAGAATGACCGCGACCTCGTTTTTCAGCAGTTTTTCGAGCGCTTCGCGTGCCGAATTCGCCTTGATCAACGTCTCGCCAAGCTCGGCAAGAATCACCTCGTAGCTGAGCAGCTTGGCGGGCTGATCGTCGACCAGGAGAATGTTGATCCGATCCGGCGTTTCGAGGTTCACGTCCAAGCGCTCCGATTTCGTCATCGATGCAGCCACATCCGCAGCGCTGACAACAGTTGTTCGGTGTTGACGGGTTTCGCCAGATAGTCCGACGCACCCGCTTCGAGGCATTTCTCGCGGTCGCCCTTCATGGCCTTGGCGGTCAGGGCGATGATCGGCAGGCGGCGCAGCGCGGGGTTGGTGCGGATCACCTGCATGGTCTCGTAACCGTCCATTCCAGGCATCATGATGTCCATCAGCGCGATGGCGATGTCGGGTCGGGTCTCGATCCAACCGATCGCCTCGCTGCCGGTGGTCGCGGTCAGGACCTGCATGCCACGGCGTTCCAAGACGCTCGAGAGCGCAAAAATGTTGCGTGCGTCATCGTCCACGAGCAGGACCGTCCGGCCTTGCAGGTCTTCGTCCGACCCGTGCAAGCGTTCCAGCATGCGCTGTTTGTCGGCCGGCAGATCGGCCACGACCCGGTGCAGGAACAGAGCCGTCTCGTCGAGCAGGCGTTCGGGCGATTCGACGCCCTTGATGACGGTCGTGCGGGCGAAGCCGTGGATCAAAGCGTCTTCATCTTCCGATAGCGTCCGACCGGCAAAGACCACGACCGGTACGCCACTGATCTCGGTATCGGAGCGGATGCGGTTCATCACCTCGAAGCCGGACATGTCAGGCAGCGCGAGATCGAGCACCATGCAGTCGATCGACCCCTCGCGCAGCGCCGCGATGGCGCCGGCGCCGGTCGCGGCCGTCACGATGTCGATATCATCATGCCCGAGAAGGTCGGTGACGCTCGTCCGGTCGCTCGCCCCGTCCTCGACCACGAGCAGGCGTCTGCGGCGCGGTGCCGCGAAGGTCTTGATACGCGCCAGCGCATCCCCGAGCCCCTCGCTCGACGTCGGCTTCGACATGAACGAAAAAGCACCGCGCGCGAGCCCATGCTGTCGGTCGTCGTCCAGCGTCACGATTTGGACCGGGATGTGCCGCGTCGCCGGATCCTGCTTCAGGTGGCTGAGGACCGACCAGCCCAGCATGTCCGGCAGGAACACATCGAGCGAGATCGCCGTGGGCTGATAGTCACGCGCGAGCGCGATGGCGTCGGCGCCACGGGTCGCCATCAGGATCTTGAACCCCTGCGAGCGCGCCACGTCGCCGACCATCCTGGCGTAATGGGGATCGTCTTCGACGATCAGCAGCACACTATCGTTGGTCTCGAGACGCTGGCGATCGTCATCCGGTGCGGTCTCGGTCGAGCCCGGTCTGTCGGCCAGCCGCGCTCCGGCCCGGATGGCGATTTCGGCGACGCGCGCCGCCACCGTATCGGTGCCGGACAGCGACGGGTTCGCGTCCGTCGCAGTGGGATTGGCGAGGGCTCGCACCGGCATCGCGGGGGCTTCGAACGCGCGCGGAAGATAGAGCGTGAACGTGCTGCCGACGCCCGGCGTGCTCTTCAATTGAATCTCCCCGCCGAGCAGGTTGGCGAGTTCGCGGCTGATCGCGAGGCCGAGCCCCGTGCCACCATATTTGCGGCTGGTGCCTGCATCCGCCTGTTGAAACGCCTCGAAGATGATGCGCTGCTTCTCGGGCAAAATGCCAATGCCGCTATCGCTGACCTCGAAAGCGACGATCGAAGAGGCATGTTTCAAGACGGGGTGGTCGAGCATCCCGCCCCCTTGGAGCGGGAACACCCGGAGGGTCACGCCCCCTTGCTCGGTGAACTTGAAGGCGTTGGACAACAGGTTTTTCAGCACCTGCTGAAGCCGCTTGGAATCGGTGATGATGCTCTTGCCGAGATCGGGCGCGAGATCGAGCGCGAACGACAAGCGGCGTCGTTCCGCCTCGTGGCGGAACGGGCGGGCCATGATGTCGAGCAGGTTGCCGACGAAGATCTCTTCCGCTTCCACCGACGTAGTGCCGGATTCGATCTTCGAGAGGTCGAGAATATCCGTGATGAGGTTGAGAAGGTCGGTGCCGGCGCCGTGGATCGTGCGGGCGAACTCGACCTGCTTGCCGCTGAGGTTCCGGTCCGGATTTTCGCTAAGTTGCTGGCCGAGGATCAGGATCGAATTGAGCGGCGTCCGCAATTCATGGCTCATATTGGCCAGGAACTCGGACTTGTATTTCGACGTCAGAGCAAGCTCCGCCGCCTTTTCCTCGAGGGCGCGACGGGCCTGTTCGATCTCCTGGTTCTTGGCCTCGACCTCGACGTTGCGTTCGGCGAGCTGCTGCGCCTTCTGTTCCAACTGCTCGTTGGTCTGCTGCAATTCGCGCTGTTGGGTCTGCAATTCACCGGCGAGCTGCTGCGACTGGGTCAGAAGCCCCTCGGTCTGCATGGTCGCCTCGATCGAGTTCAGCACGATTCCGATACTGGTCGTGAGCTGTTCGAGGAAGGACATCTGCAGCGCCGTGAAGGCGCCGAGCGAGGCGAGTTCGATGACGGCTTTGACCTGCCCCTCGAACAACACCGGGAGCACGATCGCGTTGCGGGGCGCGACGCGGAACAGGCCCGAGCCGATCGGCACGACATCCGGCGGCATTTCGGTGATGACCATGCGGCGTCCGTTGCGAGCGCATTGGCCGATCAGGCCCTCGCCCATGCCGAGCCGCGCGCGATGCCCGCTCGATCCGTCATCCGCATAGGCGGCCAGCAGCACCAACCCGAAGGCGGCGTCGTCGCGACTTTCGACCTGATAGATGACGCCGTGCTGCGCGCCGACCAGCGGAGCCAGCTCGTCGAGCAACATTCGGCCGACGGTTTCGAGCTCGCGTTGGCCCTGCAGCATGTTGGTGAAACGCGCCAAATTCGTCTTCAACCAATCCTGTTCGGTGTTCCGGTCCGTCGTGAGCCGGAGATTGCCGATCATCGTGTTGATGTTGTCCTTGAGCTCGGCCACTTCGCCGCGCGCCTGAACCTGGATCGAGCGCGTGAGGTCGCCCTTGGTGACGGCGGTCGCGACCTCGGCGATGGCGCGCACCTGCGTCGTCAGATTGGCGGCCAGCAGGTTCACGTTGCCGGTCAGGTCCTTCCAGGTTCCGGCGGCGCCGGGCACGTTGGCCTGTCCGCCGAGGCGGCCCTCGACCCCCACTTCGCGCGCCACGCTGGTGACCTGATCGGCGAAGGTCGCCAGCGTTCCGGTCATGTTGTTGATGGTCTCGGCCAATGCCGCGACCTCGCCCTTCGAGGCGACCGTCAAATTCTGTTTCAAGTCGCCGTCCGCCACGGCCGTCACGACCTTGACGATGCCGCGCACCTGTTCGGTGAGGTTCGCGGCCATCACGTTGACGGTATCGGTCAGGTCCTTCCAGGTGCCGGCGACGCCGGGCACGGTCGCCTGTCCGCCAAGCTTGCCTTCGGTGCCGACCTCGCGCGCGACGCGCGTCACCTCGCCCGCGAAGGCGTTGAGCTGGTCCACCATGGTGTTGATGGTGTTCTTGAGTTCGAGGATTTCGCCCTTCACGTCGACCGTGATCTTGCGCGAGAGATCGCCCCGCGCCACGGCGGTCGTGACTTCGGCGATGTTGCGGACCTGCGTGGTGAGGTTGGCGGCAAGAAGATTGACGTTGTCGGTCAGGTCCTTCCAGGTTCCAGCCACACCCGGCACGGCCGCCTGTCCGCCGAGGCGACCTTCGGTGCCGACTTCGCGCGCGACGCGCGTCACCTCTCCCGCAAAAGCGTTGAGCTGATCCACCATCGTGTTGATGGTGTTCTTCAATTCGAGCATCTCGCCTTTGACGTCGACCGTGATCTTGCGCGACAAATCGCCGAGCGCCACAGCGGTCGTGACTTCGGCGATGTTGCGGACCTGCCCAGTGAGGTTCTGGCCCATCGAGTTGACGTTTTCGGTGAGGTCTTTCCAGGTTCCAGCAACGCCCGGCACCTGGGCCTGTCCGCCAAGCTTGCCCTCGGTGCCGACCTCACGCGCAACGCGCGTCACCTCGGAGGCGAAGCGGTTGAGCTGATCCACCATGGTGTTCAGCGTTTCCTTGAGTTGCAGGATCTCGCCTTTGACGTCGACCGTGATCTTGCGCGACAGATCGCCGTTGGCGATGGCGGTCGAGACTTCGGCGATGTTGCGGACCTGCGCGGTCAGGTTGCCGGCCATGGAGTTGACGCTGTCGGTGAGGTCCTTCCAGGTGCCGGCGACGCCGGGCACGATGGCCTGTCCGCCGAGCTGCCCTTCGGTGCCGACTTCGCGCGCGACGCGCGTCACCTCGCCCGCGAAGGAGCGCAACTGGTCCACCATCGTATTGATGGTCTCCTTCAGCTGCAGGATTTCGCCGCTGACATTGACCGTGATCTTCTTGGACAGGTCGCCCTGCGCCACGGCGGTCGAGACTTCGGCGATGTTGCGAACCTGCGCGGTCAGGTTCCAGGCCATGGAGTTGACGTTGTCGGTCAGATCTTTCCAAGTGCCTGCGACGCCCGGGACCTCGGCCTGTCCGCCGAGCCGCCCTTCGGTGCCGACTTCACGCGCCACGCGCGTCACTTCGCCCGCAAAACCATTAAGCTGGTCCACCATCGTATTGATGGTCTCTTTCAGCTCGAGGATTTCGCCGCTCACGTTGACCGTGATCTTCCGCGAGAGATCGCCGCGCGCCACGGCAGTCGTGACCTGCGCGATATTGCGGACCTGTGCGGTGAGGTTGCCGCACATGGCGTTGACCGAGTCGGTCAAATCCTTCCAGGTGCCTGCGACGCCCGGCACGATGGCCTGACCGCCGAGTTTGCCCTCCGTGCCGACCTCTCGGGCGACGCGCGTCACTTCCGACGCGAAGGAGCGCAACTGATCCACCATGGTGTTGATGGCTTCCTTCAGTTGCAGAATTTCGCCCCGCACATCCACGGTGATCTTCTTGGACAGATCACCATTGGCCACAGCGATCGTCACATCAGCGATGTTACGGACCTGCGCGGTCAAGTTCGAGGCCATCGAATTGACGCTCTCGGTCAAATCCTTCCAGACGCCCGTGACTTCGCTGACCTGAGCCTGGCCGCCGAGCTTGCCGTCGGTGCCGACTTCGCGCGCGACCCGCGTCACTTCCGAGGTGAAGACGCTGAGCTGTTTGATCATCGCATTGACGATGGTGGCGGAGCGCAGGAACTCACCGTCGAGCGGCCGGCCATCCACGGCGAGCGGCATGGTCTGCAGCAGGTCGCCCTTGGCGACGGCCGAGATGGCGCGCGTGACGGCGGAGGTCGGCCAGAGAAGATCGTCCATCAACGTGTTGACGGAGGTTTCCATGCCGCCCCACGCCCCGTCCGACAGACCGAACCGCACGCGGGTCCGGGTCTTGCCGTCGCGTCCGACCACTTGCCCGACATGCTCGAGCTGCTGGGCCATGCGCTGGTTTGCAGCCGCAATGTCGTTGAACGTATCCGCGACCTTGCCGGCCAGCCCGGTATGGTGGCCTGAGAGGCGAACGGAAAAATCGCCGAGCCGGAGCGCGTGCAAACCGTCCAGCAGTTCCTCGAGGTCGAGCGCCAGAGGCGGCCGCGCCGACGTGGTGTCGCGCGCCTGCAGGGCAGAGCGGCTGTCATCGCCAGAAGGCGCCGGATCGAGGGACGGCTCGTGGCTCATCGGTTCGTCTCCGTCTGCTTATCCATGCCTCAGCGCTTCGACGCGCATTTATCGCGATGGATAGCCGATATCGTGCGACGCCGCCACGCGCCGATGCGCCGCCCGCGATGACGCGGGCCGCTGCTGCGTCGATGCCGTTGGGCGCGGCGAGCCGATGTCTCGACGGTCACGCCGACCGCGGCGTCGGTTCAGGCTGGCGAACAGCCCTTCTGGCGTTGTTTGGCGACCCCGATCTTGCGCAACTCGGGGGTGAGATCGGGGTTGCTGAGATAGACCTTGTAGTAGCTGCAAAGCTCCGCGCTGGTCATCTTGTCGATCGGCTTACCCGGATCGTAGAAGGGATTGTTCTTATCCGATTGGCACCCCGAAAGCGCCAGGCCACTGGCGACGACGAGAAGCGGAACGATCCTTCGCATGTTCGACCTGTCCTTGGGGCGCGAGACTGAGAGAGGTGCGCCAGCGTCGCTAGCTGAAAATCGGCGCGCCGTCGAGGTCGATAGGGCCGAGAACCGCGATCGGTCTTGTTTGCGCGCTGAAATTAACGGCAGCGAGACCAATCTGCTTTATGTTAGGGTTCTGCAGCCGCTGCAAACCTCGATCGGAACCGAGCATGCAAGGAGATCAGGGCTTCACTCCGACGGCCGTCCGGGAGCCCTCCAATCGGCTTTTGACGATCGGCTATACGGTTGCGCTCGGTCTCGTGGCGCTGATGGCGCTGGCGTCGCACGTGACGCTCAACCACGTGCTGCACGAACACGAGGGCGCGGCCTCGGTCATCAACGTCAGTGGGCGCCAACGCATGCTGTCGCAGCGGATCGCCGGCTTTGCGGCCGAAATGGCGTTGAACGTTCCAGGCGCTCGCGTCGAGTTGCTCAACGCGGCCGATGAATTCGAGAGGTCGCATCGCAACCTCATCCTCGGCAACGAGGCATTGCATCTCCCCCCGGCGCAGACCCCCGAATTGCACGCGATTTATTTCGAGGGGGACCATCCACTCGATGCCTCCGTCAAGGTGTTCGTGGCGCGGGCGAGGCAACTCGCCGACATGAAACTCGACGACCCCGCCCGTGCGGATGAACAGGCGCACCTCTTCGCCGAGGCTCGCGAGCCCATTCTGACCGACCTCAACGCCGTCGTGACGGCGCACCAGCGCACCAGCGAGGCGCGATTGAACATGCTCGAGCGCATGCAGACCACCTCGCTGATTGTCATCCTCATGACCCTGATCGTGGAAGCGCTCATCATCTTCCGGCCGATGGTGCTGCGGATCGCGCGCTATACGCGCGCCCTCAGCGTCATGGCGGCCACCGACTATCTGACCAACACGCTCAACCGCCGCAGCTTCAGCGAGCGGGCCAAGGCCGAGTTCGACCGAGCCGCCCGCAATGGTCGGCCAATCTGCGTGTTGGCGATCGACGCCGATCGCTTCAAATCGATCAATGACACCTATGGGCACTCGGGCGGGGATGCGGTGCTGAAGGCGCTTGCGCTTGCGATCTCGCAAAATCTTCGTCCGTCTGACTTGTTCGCTCGCATGGGCGGCGAGGAATTTTCGATCCTGCTCGCCGAAACGCCCCTCCAAGGCGGTCTGGTGACGGCTCAGCGTCTAAAAACGCTCGTCGAGGCGTTGAGGGTGCCGTTTGCGGGCAAGCTGATCGATTTCACGATCAGTATCGGTGTGGCGGATCGGGGCGACGCCCACGAAACGCTAGAATCGGCGATGAGCCGAGCCGATGCCGCGCTCTATAGGGCCAAAGCAAATGGCCGCAACCGGGTCGAGGCGGCCCCAACCTCGGTTTCGCCCATGCCGGATCGCAACGATTATGGATCAAGGCTCGCTCAGCCTGCGAGGTAAATCGTTAGACCGATCCCGGCTCTCAATCCCCCAACGATCGACGAGAAACGGCAAAGCAACGCTTAAGCCTTGATCTTGTGGTTTTTCAAAGCTTGTTTTTCCTAAACGCGCTGCCTTGGTGGATTTACAACGCGAATGCTTGAATGTGCAGGTTCAGACCGGAACTAGGGTTCGGACGCAGAGTTAACGTGGCGATCCGAGAACCCGAGAGCCAAGCGCATGACCCTGCAAAATAATCGTCCCGACCACGTGAACGACCCCGTGACACACGAGGCGGCAGCCCCGACCTCGATCATCGAGACTTTGAAGGATCAGGCGGCGCAGGCAGCCGATGACGCCAAAGGATCGCTGACCGCTATGGCATCCGATGCGCGGGGCAAGCTCAGCGATATCGTCGACGATCAGAAAAGCGCCGGCGCCGAGCATCTGTCTCGCTTTGCCAAAGCGGCGCAATCGGCCGCCGGCGAACTCGATGAGAAAAATCCACAGGTGGCTCGGCTCGTACGCGATGCGGCCTCCTCGATCGATCGGTTCGCCGACGATCTTCAGCACCGTGACCTCCGCGACGTGCTGGAGCAGGTCACGACCTTTGCTCGGAAGCAGCCGGTCGCGTTCTTCGCAGGCTCGGTGCTGGCCGGCTTTGCGCTCGCTCGTTTTCTGAAAAGCGATGCGACCCCGGCATCGACCCGCACCGCGACTCCCCCCGCGACTGAGGTCTGAGACGGACGAGCGAGGTGTTGCGATGAACGAAACCCCTATCACGCGGCCATCGACCCCGGGGCTCCTGGCCGATGCACTGAGCCACATGACAACCTTGTTCGAGAGCGAAATCGGTCTCGTGCGACGTGAGATCAGCGAGAAGATCACCCAGGCCGTCACATCGATCGGCGTTCTCGTTGCGGCGGCGGTATTGATGCTCTCTGCCCTGATCCTGTTGCTGCAAGGGGTCGTGGAGCTTTTGGTTCAGTCCGGAATGCGACCATCGTCGGCCGATTTTCTGGTTGGCGTTGCGATCGCGATCATTGGCGGCATCGCGGTCGCCCTAGCGCTGCGTGGCCTGTCGGCCGCCAAGCTCGCCCCCGTCCGTACGATCACACAGCTTGGCAAGGATGCTCAAGTGTTGAAGGAACAGGTGAAATGAGCGCGTCGACCCCGTCTTCCGCGTCCGATGCCGAAGCTCACGCCGAACAGGCGCGTGCCGGCCTAGTCGGCACGCTCAATCAATTGCGCGAAAATCTTAAGCCGGCCAATATGGTCGAGGAGGTGATGAACAACGCCAAGGTCGGCGCGTCGACCATCACGGACCAGCTCTGGGAGACTGCGAGAAAGAACCCGGTTCCGGCGCTTCTGATCGGCGCCGGTGTTGCCATGATCTTCGGATTTGGCCAGCGGGCCGCATCCTCGAGCCGACCGCAGGGTTGGGCCTCGGCGCCGGACGGAAGCCCGACTGATCGAGCGATGCGTGGACGTGACAGCTCCACTCTAAACGATCACAGACCTCTACGCTCCCCATCGCCGAGCGTGTCGACCGGCAGTGCGTTACGGACGTCGCTGAACGACGGTCGCGACCGTGCTGCAGGGCTGATCGACGACGCGCGTTCGCACCTGTCATCGCTGACGGCCAGCAGCACCGATGCTGTGACGGCCGGCGTCAAGCGCAGATCTACAAAGGAGACCGACATGTCGAATTTTCGTTCACGGGACCGCCTTGGGTCGACGCTGACGCGCCTGATCGACGAGCAACCCTTGGTCTTGGCCGCCCTCGGTTTGGCTGTCGGCGCGGCCATTGGTGCCGCCGTTCCGTTGACCGAGGCTGAAAACACCCTGATGGGCGAAAGCAGCGGCTCGGTTCGCGACGCCGCTCAGGAGATGGCCCGCGAGCGCTACGAGCAGTTGAAGTCAGCCGCCGGCCACGCCGTCGAGGACATCAAGCAAAGCGCGGCCGACCATGGCGTGTCGACCGATAACCTTGCCGATCTCGTCCATGACGTCGCCGACAAGGCCAAGACGGCCACCTACGAGGCTGGCAAGACGATCGCGCCCTGATCGCATAACGGAAATGGCCGGACGCGAGAGCGTCCGGTCAATCCTGGCCGGGTTCGCCGACGAGCCCGGTCGCCGCGATCGCCGACATGATGGCTTTTTCATCTTGATCGGAGGTGTCGCCGGACGCGCCGACGGCCCCGAGTAGGAGACGGTTTTGATCGTAGAGCAGAACCCCGCCCGGCACGGGGACAAGATCGCCGCCGACTGCATGCGTCACGGCCGCGATAAAGAAAGCCTGGTCGACTGCGCGCTTGCCGAGTGACCGCGACCCCATCCCCAGCGCCAACGCGCCATAGGCTTTTCCATGCGCGATCTCGAAGCGCTTCAGCGAGGTCCCATCCTCGGCCGCGGCGGCCTTGATGGCGCCGCGTGCATCCAGCACCGCAATCGCCATGGGCTTGAGGCCGCTCTGGCGCGCGGCGTCGAGAACCGCCGTAACGAGCGTCTGGGCTGTCGTGAGAGTCAGGGTCATCGATGGGTCAGCTTTCGTCGGTTGCGAGGGTGAACTGGTTTGGAGCGGAAGCCTGCCGAGTACAACCGGCAGCTTTTTGTCAAAGCACGGCGGAGCCGGCCGAAAGTTCGGTTCTGAGCGCTCGTGCCGCTTTGGCCAATGCCGGATCGGAGCGGCGACGCGGACGGGGAATGTCGACGTCGAGGGTCGCGACGAGCCGTCCGGGCGAGCCGGCCAGCACGATGACCCGGTCGGCCAGATAGACCGCTTCGTCGATGTCGTGGGTCACGAACAGAACCGTCGTCCCGGTCGCGGCCTGGATCCGCTGCACCTCGTCCTGGAGCGTTTCGCGGGTTAAACTGTCGAGTGCCGAAAACGGCTCGTCCATCAACAGCACGCCCGGGTCGATCGCGAGCGCGCGGGCCAGCGCCACGCGCTGGCGTTGGCCGCCGGATAACTGGTGCGGCCACCGCCCGCCGAGCGCCCCGAGCCCAACGAGATCGAGCATCGCCTGCGCCCGCGCGCGACGCTCGCTACGCGATCCGCCACGCCGTTCCAGCCCGAACGCCACATTGGAGAGAACACGACGCCAGGGGAGGAGACGCGCGTCCTGAAACACGAGGCCGATGGGGGCGCGTCCGTCCTGCGTCGGCGCGATCGTGACGGTCCCGCCGCTCGGTTGCGCCAGTCCGATCAGCACGCGGAGAAGCGTCGATTTACCGACCCCGGATTCGCCGACGATCACCAGGATTTCGCCCTGGCGCACGCCGAGCGTCAGCCGATCGAGCACCGTGGTTCGGATGCCGTCGCGCTCGAACGCGAGACTGACATCTCGTATGTCGATGATGGCCGACGCCTCGGTTGCGCTCATGGCCGCCATCGGAGAACCCAGCCTTGCAGCGCCACGAAGGCGGAGTCGAACAGACCGTAGAGGCCGGCCATCGTGAGCATGTAGACGATCACGATATCGGTCGCGAGAAGGCTGGAGGCTTGCATCATGCGCTGACCGACGCCCGGAACACCGAAGATCTCCGACGCCACCACCGACATCCAGGCCTGACCAAGTGCGGTTCGTAACCCGACCAAAATGCCGGGCGTGGCGGCCGGCAGGATGATCTTGACCA includes:
- a CDS encoding HAMP domain-containing protein, with product MSHEPSLDPAPSGDDSRSALQARDTTSARPPLALDLEELLDGLHALRLGDFSVRLSGHHTGLAGKVADTFNDIAAANQRMAQQLEHVGQVVGRDGKTRTRVRFGLSDGAWGGMETSVNTLMDDLLWPTSAVTRAISAVAKGDLLQTMPLAVDGRPLDGEFLRSATIVNAMIKQLSVFTSEVTRVAREVGTDGKLGGQAQVSEVTGVWKDLTESVNSMASNLTAQVRNIADVTIAVANGDLSKKITVDVRGEILQLKEAINTMVDQLRSFASEVTRVAREVGTEGKLGGQAIVPGVAGTWKDLTDSVNAMCGNLTAQVRNIAQVTTAVARGDLSRKITVNVSGEILELKETINTMVDQLNGFAGEVTRVAREVGTEGRLGGQAEVPGVAGTWKDLTDNVNSMAWNLTAQVRNIAEVSTAVAQGDLSKKITVNVSGEILQLKETINTMVDQLRSFAGEVTRVAREVGTEGQLGGQAIVPGVAGTWKDLTDSVNSMAGNLTAQVRNIAEVSTAIANGDLSRKITVDVKGEILQLKETLNTMVDQLNRFASEVTRVAREVGTEGKLGGQAQVPGVAGTWKDLTENVNSMGQNLTGQVRNIAEVTTAVALGDLSRKITVDVKGEMLELKNTINTMVDQLNAFAGEVTRVAREVGTEGRLGGQAAVPGVAGTWKDLTDNVNLLAANLTTQVRNIAEVTTAVARGDLSRKITVDVKGEILELKNTINTMVDQLNAFAGEVTRVAREVGTEGKLGGQATVPGVAGTWKDLTDTVNVMAANLTEQVRGIVKVVTAVADGDLKQNLTVASKGEVAALAETINNMTGTLATFADQVTSVAREVGVEGRLGGQANVPGAAGTWKDLTGNVNLLAANLTTQVRAIAEVATAVTKGDLTRSIQVQARGEVAELKDNINTMIGNLRLTTDRNTEQDWLKTNLARFTNMLQGQRELETVGRMLLDELAPLVGAQHGVIYQVESRDDAAFGLVLLAAYADDGSSGHRARLGMGEGLIGQCARNGRRMVITEMPPDVVPIGSGLFRVAPRNAIVLPVLFEGQVKAVIELASLGAFTALQMSFLEQLTTSIGIVLNSIEATMQTEGLLTQSQQLAGELQTQQRELQQTNEQLEQKAQQLAERNVEVEAKNQEIEQARRALEEKAAELALTSKYKSEFLANMSHELRTPLNSILILGQQLSENPDRNLSGKQVEFARTIHGAGTDLLNLITDILDLSKIESGTTSVEAEEIFVGNLLDIMARPFRHEAERRRLSFALDLAPDLGKSIITDSKRLQQVLKNLLSNAFKFTEQGGVTLRVFPLQGGGMLDHPVLKHASSIVAFEVSDSGIGILPEKQRIIFEAFQQADAGTSRKYGGTGLGLAISRELANLLGGEIQLKSTPGVGSTFTLYLPRAFEAPAMPVRALANPTATDANPSLSGTDTVAARVAEIAIRAGARLADRPGSTETAPDDDRQRLETNDSVLLIVEDDPHYARMVGDVARSQGFKILMATRGADAIALARDYQPTAISLDVFLPDMLGWSVLSHLKQDPATRHIPVQIVTLDDDRQHGLARGAFSFMSKPTSSEGLGDALARIKTFAAPRRRRLLVVEDGASDRTSVTDLLGHDDIDIVTAATGAGAIAALREGSIDCMVLDLALPDMSGFEVMNRIRSDTEISGVPVVVFAGRTLSEDEDALIHGFARTTVIKGVESPERLLDETALFLHRVVADLPADKQRMLERLHGSDEDLQGRTVLLVDDDARNIFALSSVLERRGMQVLTATTGSEAIGWIETRPDIAIALMDIMMPGMDGYETMQVIRTNPALRRLPIIALTAKAMKGDREKCLEAGASDYLAKPVNTEQLLSALRMWLHR
- a CDS encoding diguanylate cyclase, which encodes MQGDQGFTPTAVREPSNRLLTIGYTVALGLVALMALASHVTLNHVLHEHEGAASVINVSGRQRMLSQRIAGFAAEMALNVPGARVELLNAADEFERSHRNLILGNEALHLPPAQTPELHAIYFEGDHPLDASVKVFVARARQLADMKLDDPARADEQAHLFAEAREPILTDLNAVVTAHQRTSEARLNMLERMQTTSLIVILMTLIVEALIIFRPMVLRIARYTRALSVMAATDYLTNTLNRRSFSERAKAEFDRAARNGRPICVLAIDADRFKSINDTYGHSGGDAVLKALALAISQNLRPSDLFARMGGEEFSILLAETPLQGGLVTAQRLKTLVEALRVPFAGKLIDFTISIGVADRGDAHETLESAMSRADAALYRAKANGRNRVEAAPTSVSPMPDRNDYGSRLAQPAR
- a CDS encoding phage holin family protein, which codes for MNETPITRPSTPGLLADALSHMTTLFESEIGLVRREISEKITQAVTSIGVLVAAAVLMLSALILLLQGVVELLVQSGMRPSSADFLVGVAIAIIGGIAVALALRGLSAAKLAPVRTITQLGKDAQVLKEQVK
- a CDS encoding GlcG/HbpS family heme-binding protein, which encodes MTLTLTTAQTLVTAVLDAARQSGLKPMAIAVLDARGAIKAAAAEDGTSLKRFEIAHGKAYGALALGMGSRSLGKRAVDQAFFIAAVTHAVGGDLVPVPGGVLLYDQNRLLLGAVGASGDTSDQDEKAIMSAIAATGLVGEPGQD
- a CDS encoding ABC transporter ATP-binding protein; translation: MSATEASAIIDIRDVSLAFERDGIRTTVLDRLTLGVRQGEILVIVGESGVGKSTLLRVLIGLAQPSGGTVTIAPTQDGRAPIGLVFQDARLLPWRRVLSNVAFGLERRGGSRSERRARAQAMLDLVGLGALGGRWPHQLSGGQRQRVALARALAIDPGVLLMDEPFSALDSLTRETLQDEVQRIQAATGTTVLFVTHDIDEAVYLADRVIVLAGSPGRLVATLDVDIPRPRRRSDPALAKAARALRTELSAGSAVL